In the genome of Desulfuromonas sp. DDH964, one region contains:
- a CDS encoding PstS family phosphate ABC transporter substrate-binding protein: MVRCLANLLILMLVAAAAPVQADGSLVIPGTGDSQELLQELARAFEASHPGAKIEIPESIGSSGGIKNLIAGNALLARTARPLKESERQAGLDYLPFAYSPIVFAAHLEKPCVENLSSDQVVGIFSGAIRNWNQLGTCPDHVIYVANREPGDSSRSAINAHLPAFAAIAEPAGETVYSTPKTVGVLQRHPYTIAYAPLAALTDFSLRVLALDGQAPTVVNVQNGSYPLVIPLGLVWKGQLPAVARPFVEFLFSPEGQRLIRSKGLIPAKVGKGHQTAGE; the protein is encoded by the coding sequence ATGGTCAGGTGTCTCGCCAATCTGCTGATTTTGATGCTGGTGGCGGCAGCGGCACCAGTCCAGGCAGATGGGAGCCTGGTCATCCCGGGGACCGGAGACAGTCAGGAACTCCTGCAGGAACTCGCCCGCGCCTTTGAAGCGTCCCACCCCGGCGCCAAAATCGAAATCCCGGAGAGCATCGGCAGCTCGGGGGGAATAAAGAACCTTATCGCCGGCAATGCCCTGCTCGCCCGAACCGCCCGCCCCCTGAAAGAGAGCGAGCGCCAGGCCGGCCTTGACTACCTCCCCTTTGCCTACTCACCCATCGTCTTTGCTGCCCACCTCGAAAAGCCCTGCGTGGAAAACCTGAGCAGTGATCAGGTAGTCGGCATCTTTTCAGGCGCCATCCGCAACTGGAATCAGCTCGGAACCTGCCCCGATCATGTCATCTATGTCGCCAACCGGGAACCGGGCGACTCCTCCCGCAGCGCCATCAATGCCCATCTCCCCGCCTTCGCGGCGATCGCCGAGCCGGCCGGGGAAACGGTCTATTCCACTCCGAAAACGGTGGGAGTCCTGCAACGCCACCCTTACACCATCGCTTATGCCCCGCTGGCGGCGCTTACCGATTTTTCCCTTAGGGTACTGGCGCTCGATGGCCAGGCGCCGACGGTGGTCAACGTGCAGAACGGGAGCTATCCCCTGGTCATCCCCCTGGGGCTGGTGTGGAAAGGGCAGCTCCCCGCTGTGGCCCGGCCCTTCGTCGAGTTCCTCTTCAGCCCGGAAGGGCAGCGCCTGATTCGCAGCAAGGGCCTGATCCCCGCCAAAGTCGGCAAGGGGCACCAGACGGCCGGAGAATGA
- a CDS encoding response regulator, producing MGQTLRKKIFLAYALPVLVSLLVLAAMCYGLIRRSIDSNQKEKLVILAADFSHRIEAKLQDRMATLARVETLDFVHNFRELALSSHLAKFARPLPVLSYLDQQGQEEVKVVHGRKNDQLLNLAGEPWFAAALAHKNEVVIGNIGISPELNQPCLTLAIAHFNYFGDEFEGVLKGEIPLADLSADLHDLAPGRSGHGILVDDRGRVLFPHDPQQPFRPLQGDAALLALLGEDAPAHSAAGLVQLAGAGALVAHASVPSTGWSVLAVLPYVEFISPSLSLAGYTLATLLLALALGLLLAHAIARPLARNLSKVIDHTAVMAAGTLDRNLEIHSGDELESLATSLNQMSSSIRQALAARDSRQNILQTIIDPLVILDHQFALLEVNAAARHLLGRDRSALVGVPITTFLGASTAEGELLLAEIQRRGTLQNRETRLRVSAGTTVPVLLSCSTPDPTVNREIGLVAIFKDISALKQAEEERRQALLFVETLLNRSPLGIRVFDGVTGACLRVNPVAAAISGGSEKALLAQNFRELQSWHETGLSGKAEAVLGDGVPRQRETNLTTSFGKTMDARYFFSRFLVEGHPHLLVISQDISEEKRLVDENRRIEEQMLHVQKLESLGVLAGGIAHDFNNILMTVIGNADLALMRLPAESPAVNNLKQIGEAAGKAADLAGQMLAYSGRGKFVVESIDLNRLIETMMHMLEVSITKKAVLRFDFSQQLPAVEGDATQLRQVIMNLVINASEAIGDRSGVIAISTGAIDCDHGYLRDTWLDEGLAPGLYVFFEIADTGCGMDQETIQRIFDPFFSTKFTGRGLGMAAVLGIVRGHKGAIKVYSEPGQGTTFKVLLPACALPPETGQEDSPAEEWQGSGQVLLVDDEETVRAVGKMMLQELGYEVITAADGREALELFKAHREEIVLVLMDLTMPHMGGEEAFRELRRLDPQLKVIITSGYNEQEVALRFVGKGLTGFLQKPFRLAVLRETFRSIGTG from the coding sequence ATGGGCCAGACCCTTCGAAAGAAGATATTCCTCGCCTATGCCTTGCCGGTTCTGGTCAGCCTGCTGGTGCTGGCCGCCATGTGTTACGGCCTGATCCGAAGATCGATTGACAGCAACCAGAAGGAAAAGCTGGTCATCCTGGCGGCCGATTTCAGTCATCGCATCGAAGCCAAACTCCAGGATCGCATGGCGACCCTGGCCCGGGTGGAAACTCTCGACTTCGTTCACAACTTCCGGGAACTGGCCCTCTCCAGCCATTTGGCAAAATTCGCCCGCCCGCTGCCGGTGCTGAGTTATCTCGACCAGCAGGGGCAGGAGGAGGTCAAGGTAGTTCACGGCCGCAAGAATGACCAGCTGCTGAATCTTGCCGGGGAGCCCTGGTTCGCTGCAGCGCTGGCACACAAGAACGAAGTGGTCATCGGCAATATCGGAATCAGCCCCGAGCTCAACCAGCCCTGCCTCACCCTCGCGATTGCCCACTTCAATTACTTCGGCGACGAGTTCGAGGGGGTCCTGAAGGGAGAAATTCCCCTTGCCGACCTTAGCGCCGATCTCCACGACCTCGCCCCAGGTCGCAGCGGGCACGGCATTCTGGTCGATGACCGCGGCAGGGTTCTCTTTCCCCACGATCCGCAGCAACCGTTCCGCCCGCTGCAGGGGGATGCCGCACTCCTCGCCCTGCTGGGAGAGGATGCCCCCGCCCACTCCGCCGCCGGCCTGGTGCAGCTTGCCGGCGCTGGCGCGCTGGTGGCGCATGCCAGCGTCCCGAGTACCGGGTGGTCGGTTCTGGCAGTTCTCCCTTATGTTGAATTCATTTCTCCCTCGCTGAGCCTGGCGGGCTATACCCTCGCCACCCTGCTGCTGGCGCTCGCCCTCGGGCTGCTGCTGGCCCACGCCATTGCCCGGCCCCTGGCCCGCAACCTGAGCAAGGTCATCGACCATACCGCCGTGATGGCCGCCGGCACCCTCGACCGTAACCTGGAGATTCACTCGGGAGATGAGCTTGAATCCCTCGCCACCTCCCTCAACCAGATGTCGAGCAGCATCCGGCAGGCACTGGCGGCGCGGGATTCACGGCAGAACATCCTGCAGACCATCATCGACCCCCTGGTCATCCTCGATCACCAATTCGCCCTCCTGGAAGTGAACGCGGCCGCCCGCCACCTGCTGGGGCGGGACCGAAGTGCCTTGGTGGGGGTGCCGATTACCACCTTTCTCGGCGCCTCGACAGCGGAAGGGGAGCTGCTGCTGGCCGAGATCCAGCGCCGCGGCACCCTGCAAAATCGGGAAACCCGGCTGCGTGTTTCCGCCGGGACAACCGTACCGGTGCTCCTCTCCTGTTCGACACCCGATCCGACCGTCAACCGGGAGATTGGCCTGGTCGCCATCTTCAAGGACATCTCCGCCCTCAAACAGGCGGAAGAAGAACGCCGCCAGGCGCTGCTTTTCGTCGAGACCCTCCTCAATCGGTCGCCGTTGGGCATCCGCGTCTTCGACGGAGTAACCGGCGCCTGCCTCCGCGTCAACCCGGTGGCGGCGGCCATCTCCGGCGGATCCGAGAAGGCCCTCCTTGCCCAGAATTTTCGGGAACTCCAGTCGTGGCATGAGACCGGACTGAGCGGGAAAGCAGAGGCAGTTCTCGGCGACGGCGTGCCGCGCCAGCGGGAAACAAATTTGACAACCTCCTTTGGCAAGACGATGGACGCCCGCTACTTTTTCTCCCGTTTTCTGGTGGAGGGGCACCCCCATCTGCTCGTCATCAGCCAGGACATTTCCGAGGAGAAACGCCTGGTCGATGAGAACCGTCGTATCGAAGAGCAGATGCTGCATGTGCAGAAGCTGGAAAGCCTCGGCGTTCTCGCCGGCGGCATCGCCCATGACTTCAACAACATTCTGATGACGGTGATCGGCAATGCCGACCTGGCACTGATGCGGCTCCCCGCAGAATCTCCGGCGGTCAACAATCTGAAGCAGATCGGCGAAGCGGCCGGCAAGGCGGCCGACCTGGCCGGCCAGATGCTCGCCTATTCAGGGCGCGGCAAGTTCGTGGTTGAATCGATCGACCTCAATCGCCTCATCGAAACCATGATGCACATGCTGGAGGTCTCCATCACCAAAAAGGCGGTGCTTCGCTTCGATTTCAGCCAGCAGCTGCCGGCGGTGGAAGGCGATGCGACCCAGTTGCGCCAGGTGATCATGAATCTGGTCATCAACGCCTCCGAGGCAATCGGTGACCGCAGTGGCGTCATCGCCATATCGACCGGCGCCATAGATTGCGACCATGGCTACCTGCGCGATACCTGGCTCGACGAGGGGCTTGCGCCCGGACTCTATGTCTTCTTCGAAATCGCCGACACCGGTTGCGGCATGGACCAGGAGACAATCCAGCGCATCTTCGATCCTTTTTTCAGCACCAAGTTCACCGGTCGCGGGCTGGGGATGGCCGCGGTCCTCGGCATTGTCCGGGGGCACAAAGGGGCGATCAAGGTCTACAGCGAACCGGGGCAGGGGACCACCTTCAAGGTCCTGTTGCCGGCCTGCGCCCTGCCGCCGGAGACCGGGCAGGAGGATAGTCCCGCCGAGGAATGGCAGGGGTCTGGGCAGGTCCTGCTGGTCGATGATGAAGAGACCGTGCGGGCGGTCGGCAAGATGATGCTGCAGGAACTCGGCTATGAGGTCATCACTGCCGCCGATGGCCGGGAAGCCCTGGAGCTGTTTAAAGCTCACCGGGAGGAGATCGTCCTGGTGCTGATGGACCTGACCATGCCGCATATGGGCGGGGAGGAGGCCTTTCGCGAGCTGCGCCGCCTCGACCCGCAGCTCAAGGTCATCATCACCAGCGGCTATAATGAGCAGGAGGTCGCCCTGCGCTTCGTCGGCAAGGGCCTGACCGGTTTTCTGCAAAAACCGTTTCGGCTCGCCGTCCTTCGGGAAACCTTTCGTAGCATCGGGACCGGGTAA
- a CDS encoding (Fe-S)-binding protein gives MYRTKEKLGNFTAEDAPQYEDVLQCMRCGFCLPTCPTFALTGRERSSPRGRVALARAVAEQKLEFTEAVKEEAFFCLDCRACTTACPSGVRAGEVMEVCRSQSHQQLPPPHLGKSFRAFILQRMLPDPDLLEKSMLPARLYQRLGIQWLVRHSKALKLGPAWMEKVEGMLPQLAAPLRPQLPELIPARGEKRGKVGFFLGCVMTLLYPGVSRQSVRVLAHQGFDVLTPQATRCCGAPHLSEGDRQTARELALFNLELFLRQDVDYIVTDCAGCGASLKEYEEILEGLAEHDRLAAFRAKIRDVSEFLAEVGLRTAGLTAVAKTVTYHEPCHLCHAQGISRQPRELLRRIPGVELREMAEASWCCGSAATWGLKFSAASQQVLDRKLNNVSQTGADILVTANPGCQLQLAWGVRQAGLKQEVLHLMELLGAATPE, from the coding sequence GTGTATCGCACTAAGGAGAAGCTCGGCAACTTCACTGCCGAGGACGCGCCGCAGTACGAGGATGTGCTGCAGTGCATGCGCTGCGGTTTCTGTCTGCCGACCTGCCCGACTTTCGCCCTCACCGGTCGCGAGCGTTCCAGCCCCCGCGGGCGCGTTGCCCTGGCCCGGGCGGTGGCGGAGCAGAAGCTCGAATTTACCGAAGCAGTCAAGGAGGAGGCGTTTTTCTGCCTCGACTGCCGTGCCTGCACCACTGCCTGCCCCTCCGGGGTACGCGCCGGCGAGGTGATGGAGGTCTGCCGCAGCCAGTCCCACCAACAGCTCCCGCCGCCGCATCTTGGCAAGAGCTTTCGCGCCTTTATCCTGCAGCGCATGCTCCCCGATCCCGACCTGCTGGAGAAGTCGATGCTGCCGGCCCGACTCTACCAGCGCCTCGGCATCCAGTGGCTGGTGCGGCATTCGAAGGCCCTGAAGCTCGGCCCGGCCTGGATGGAGAAGGTCGAGGGGATGCTGCCCCAGCTGGCGGCGCCGCTGCGCCCGCAGCTGCCGGAATTGATCCCGGCGCGGGGGGAAAAACGCGGCAAGGTCGGCTTCTTCCTCGGCTGCGTCATGACCCTGCTGTATCCCGGCGTTTCCCGCCAGTCGGTGCGGGTGCTGGCGCACCAGGGGTTCGACGTCCTCACGCCGCAGGCGACCAGGTGCTGCGGAGCGCCCCACCTCTCCGAGGGGGACCGGCAGACCGCTCGGGAGCTGGCGCTCTTCAATCTCGAACTCTTCCTGCGCCAGGATGTCGATTACATCGTCACCGACTGCGCCGGTTGCGGCGCCTCACTCAAGGAGTACGAGGAGATTCTGGAAGGGCTGGCCGAGCACGACCGCCTGGCGGCCTTCCGCGCCAAGATCCGCGATGTCAGCGAATTCCTCGCCGAGGTCGGGCTGCGCACCGCGGGACTTACGGCCGTCGCAAAAACCGTCACCTACCACGAGCCCTGCCACCTCTGCCATGCCCAGGGGATCTCACGCCAGCCGCGGGAGCTGCTCCGGCGGATCCCCGGGGTCGAGCTGCGCGAGATGGCAGAGGCGAGCTGGTGCTGCGGCTCGGCCGCCACCTGGGGATTGAAGTTCTCCGCCGCCAGTCAGCAGGTACTCGATCGCAAACTGAACAACGTCAGCCAGACCGGCGCCGACATCCTGGTTACGGCCAACCCCGGTTGCCAGCTGCAGCTCGCCTGGGGTGTCCGGCAGGCCGGTCTCAAGCAGGAGGTCCTGCATCTGATGGAGCTGCTCGGAGCGGCAACGCCGGAGTGA
- a CDS encoding FAD-binding oxidoreductase yields the protein MISKTAIEHLQQRLGTANVAFEKEDLLVLGYDSTPGVHHLPEVAVYPTSSEGVLAAMEIARSEGLPIVPRGSGTGLSGGSVPVKGGMVICLNRMNRILEIDEENLAATCEAGVITLDLFNATAAKGLFYPPDPGSQKISTLGGNVMEDAGGLRGLKYGVTRDYVMALQCVLPDGSLLTTGGKSVKDVAGYSFKDLLVGSEGTLGIITAVTVKLIPPPQARRTFLAYFDDIRTAGEAVSKIIAAKIIPSTMEIMDRATINCVEDYVRIGLPRQMAALLLIEVDGHPAQVEEEAAGVEKILKAVKAAEIHVAKDAEEAGQLAAARRTALSALARVSPTTLLEDATVPRSMLAETFAEIERLTAKYQLKVGTFGHAGDGNLHPTVLCDERNQEEMARAHAFYDDLYTQVLAWGGTVSGEHGIGLAKKEYLARQIGAGGVKVMRRIKDAFDPAGILNPGKIFDEHDPCTQTHVEEGFRVSH from the coding sequence ATGATCTCCAAAACCGCCATTGAACATCTGCAGCAAAGGCTGGGGACAGCAAACGTCGCCTTTGAGAAAGAGGACCTGCTGGTCCTCGGCTACGATTCGACCCCCGGCGTCCATCATCTTCCCGAGGTGGCGGTCTACCCGACCAGCAGCGAAGGGGTGCTGGCGGCGATGGAGATCGCCCGCAGCGAAGGGCTCCCCATCGTGCCGCGCGGCAGCGGCACCGGACTCTCCGGCGGCAGCGTGCCGGTCAAGGGGGGGATGGTGATCTGCCTGAACCGGATGAACCGCATCCTCGAGATCGACGAGGAGAATCTCGCCGCCACCTGCGAAGCCGGAGTGATCACCCTCGACCTCTTCAACGCGACCGCCGCCAAGGGGCTCTTCTACCCCCCTGATCCGGGGTCGCAGAAGATTTCCACCCTCGGCGGCAACGTCATGGAGGATGCCGGCGGCCTGCGTGGCCTCAAGTACGGGGTCACCCGCGACTACGTCATGGCCCTGCAGTGCGTCCTCCCCGACGGCAGTCTGCTCACCACCGGCGGCAAGAGTGTCAAGGATGTCGCCGGCTACTCTTTCAAGGATCTGCTGGTCGGCAGCGAGGGGACCCTCGGCATTATCACCGCGGTGACCGTCAAGCTGATCCCGCCACCGCAGGCCAGGCGCACCTTTCTCGCCTACTTCGACGATATCCGCACTGCCGGCGAAGCGGTATCGAAGATCATCGCCGCCAAGATCATCCCCTCGACCATGGAGATCATGGACCGGGCGACCATCAACTGTGTCGAGGATTACGTCAGGATCGGTCTGCCGCGCCAGATGGCGGCGCTGCTGTTGATCGAAGTCGATGGCCACCCCGCCCAGGTCGAGGAGGAGGCAGCGGGCGTCGAGAAGATCCTCAAGGCGGTGAAGGCGGCAGAGATCCATGTCGCCAAGGACGCTGAAGAAGCCGGCCAGCTGGCGGCGGCGCGGCGCACCGCCCTGTCGGCCCTCGCCCGGGTCTCGCCGACGACCCTGCTCGAAGATGCCACCGTGCCGCGCTCGATGCTCGCCGAGACCTTTGCCGAGATCGAACGGTTGACCGCGAAGTACCAGCTCAAGGTCGGCACCTTTGGTCATGCCGGCGACGGCAACCTCCATCCGACGGTCCTCTGTGACGAGCGCAACCAGGAGGAGATGGCGCGCGCCCACGCTTTCTATGACGACCTCTACACCCAGGTCCTCGCCTGGGGGGGGACTGTTTCCGGTGAGCACGGTATCGGCCTGGCGAAGAAGGAATATCTCGCCCGCCAGATCGGCGCCGGCGGGGTGAAGGTGATGCGGCGCATCAAGGATGCCTTCGATCCCGCGGGGATTCTCAACCCCGGCAAGATTTTCGACGAGCACGACCCCTGCACCCAGACCCATGTCGAGGAGGGGTTCCGTGTATCGCACTAA
- a CDS encoding universal stress protein, with product MLPKISTIVYATGLGPGAPYVFRYALSVASQYDARIIAVNALEPLSSFGQSLVEQYISREQAEQMHRQARQSVKERLRERIERLCAMECESRPECRKLVSEILILEGQPAQVVLDAARECNADLIIMGSHRHTVLGDAMLGTTTHKVLHSSTRPVLVVRIPEGYREEGF from the coding sequence ATGTTGCCGAAGATTTCCACCATCGTTTATGCAACCGGCCTGGGCCCCGGGGCCCCCTACGTTTTTCGCTATGCGCTGAGCGTGGCGAGCCAGTATGACGCCAGGATTATCGCAGTCAATGCCCTCGAACCCCTTTCCAGCTTCGGCCAGAGCCTGGTCGAGCAGTATATCTCCCGGGAGCAGGCCGAGCAGATGCACCGACAGGCGCGCCAGTCGGTCAAGGAGCGGCTCAGGGAACGGATCGAGCGCCTTTGTGCCATGGAGTGTGAATCCCGTCCCGAATGCCGCAAGCTGGTAAGTGAGATCCTGATTCTTGAGGGGCAGCCGGCCCAGGTCGTGCTCGACGCAGCCCGGGAGTGCAACGCCGACCTTATCATCATGGGCTCCCATCGCCATACGGTTCTCGGTGACGCGATGCTCGGCACCACGACGCACAAGGTCCTGCACAGTTCGACGCGACCGGTGCTGGTGGTGCGGATTCCCGAGGGGTACCGGGAAGAGGGGTTCTGA
- a CDS encoding TRAP transporter large permease, producing the protein MSPEILTILMFGTLVLAIALGHPLAVTLAGVATLYGLIDNGFNVPALFDLFVNNAWGIFLNYTLVAVPLFIFMAQILDRSKVSEGLFDALYIVLGGLRGGLGLAVIVVSTVFAATTGIIGASVVAMGLMAGPALLRRGYDRGMSAGIICSSGTLGILIPPSIMLVVYGGLTGLKETSVGNLFAAAIIPGLVISGLYMLYVGVRCAINPKLGPPIPLEERTHTAAQKFTMTMKSFVPPFSLILTVMGTILAGVATPTEAAALGCVGAMVLALCNRKLNWEVLTQASISTARTTAMIMALFIGGKLFSVVFLSMGGGDVVADALLGMDVSPYVVLAIMMAVVFFLGMFIDWAAILLVVVPIFTPIAMDLNFNPLWFAMLVCVNLQTSFLTPPFGYALFYFKGVAPPEYTMSDIYKGIIPFVVIQLVGLAIMITFPEIITWLPSIFFGGN; encoded by the coding sequence ATGAGTCCCGAAATTCTGACCATCCTCATGTTTGGCACCCTGGTGCTGGCCATTGCGCTGGGTCACCCCCTGGCGGTGACGCTGGCCGGAGTTGCCACCCTCTACGGACTGATCGATAACGGGTTCAACGTCCCGGCCCTCTTCGACCTGTTCGTCAATAACGCCTGGGGGATTTTTCTCAATTACACCCTGGTGGCGGTCCCCCTCTTCATCTTCATGGCGCAGATTCTCGATCGATCCAAGGTCTCGGAAGGATTGTTCGATGCCCTCTATATCGTGCTCGGTGGGTTGCGCGGCGGTCTCGGCCTGGCGGTGATCGTGGTGTCGACGGTCTTTGCCGCCACCACCGGCATCATCGGCGCCTCGGTGGTCGCCATGGGGCTGATGGCCGGCCCCGCCCTGCTGCGGCGCGGCTACGACCGCGGCATGTCCGCCGGCATCATCTGTTCTTCGGGGACCCTGGGGATCCTGATTCCACCGAGCATCATGCTGGTGGTCTATGGCGGTCTGACCGGTCTCAAGGAGACTTCGGTCGGCAATCTCTTCGCCGCGGCGATTATTCCCGGCCTGGTGATTTCCGGCCTCTATATGCTCTATGTCGGCGTGCGCTGCGCCATCAACCCCAAGCTCGGCCCGCCGATCCCCCTCGAAGAACGGACCCACACCGCCGCCCAGAAGTTCACCATGACCATGAAGAGCTTCGTCCCCCCCTTCAGTCTGATCCTGACCGTGATGGGGACGATCCTCGCCGGAGTCGCCACGCCGACCGAGGCGGCGGCCCTCGGCTGTGTCGGCGCCATGGTCCTGGCCCTTTGCAACCGCAAGCTGAACTGGGAGGTTCTGACCCAGGCCTCGATCTCCACCGCCCGCACCACGGCGATGATCATGGCGCTCTTTATCGGCGGCAAGCTCTTCAGCGTGGTCTTCCTCAGTATGGGCGGTGGCGACGTGGTGGCCGATGCCCTGCTCGGCATGGACGTCAGCCCCTATGTGGTTCTGGCGATCATGATGGCGGTCGTCTTTTTCCTCGGCATGTTCATCGACTGGGCGGCAATTCTGCTGGTGGTGGTGCCGATCTTCACCCCGATCGCCATGGATCTCAATTTCAACCCGCTCTGGTTCGCCATGCTGGTCTGTGTCAATTTGCAAACCTCCTTTTTGACACCTCCCTTCGGGTATGCTTTGTTTTACTTCAAAGGGGTGGCCCCTCCTGAGTACACGATGAGCGATATCTACAAGGGGATCATCCCCTTCGTCGTTATCCAGTTGGTGGGCCTGGCCATCATGATCACCTTCCCGGAGATCATCACCTGGCTCCCTTCGATCTTTTTTGGCGGTAACTGA
- a CDS encoding TRAP transporter small permease subunit → MQSISRAIDALNEKVGAYSAYLILPLVGVVVYEVFMRYVFDAPTSWAFEMTTFIYGVHFMLALAYAHKYDGHVAIDVFEARMSQRPRTLLRIVSNLVIFIPTIGLLAIWSVKYAATSWSQWENASSSWAPAIYPYKTLMAIGFILWFLQGVAKLLQDFRSLRTSD, encoded by the coding sequence ATGCAGAGTATTTCCCGGGCCATTGATGCCCTGAACGAAAAGGTCGGCGCCTACAGCGCCTACCTTATTTTGCCCCTGGTCGGTGTCGTCGTTTACGAAGTTTTCATGCGCTATGTCTTCGATGCGCCGACCTCCTGGGCCTTCGAGATGACCACCTTCATTTACGGCGTTCACTTCATGCTGGCGCTGGCCTATGCCCACAAGTATGACGGTCACGTCGCGATCGATGTCTTCGAGGCGCGGATGTCCCAGCGGCCCCGCACCCTGCTGCGCATCGTTTCCAACCTGGTGATCTTTATCCCCACCATTGGCCTGTTGGCGATCTGGTCGGTCAAGTATGCGGCGACCTCCTGGAGCCAGTGGGAGAACGCTTCCTCCTCCTGGGCGCCGGCGATCTATCCCTACAAGACACTGATGGCCATCGGTTTTATTCTTTGGTTCCTGCAGGGGGTCGCCAAGCTCCTCCAGGATTTTCGTTCCCTGCGCACATCCGACTAA
- a CDS encoding TRAP transporter substrate-binding protein gives MKKIRLLIGLTLALTLAFAPQAFSAEKREKFGADKRHEEVKKELRTIKTSKEEFRWKMVMPWSKGLLFYDMAQHFADSVKLASGGRLDIKLFSAGELVGAMESFDAVSKGSAEIGHDWPGYWKGKNENFVSFASVPFGLDTEGYNIWLYERGGLEQMQELYGRYNLYALPGGNGGQEMGFFSNKKASKMADFKGMRVRTPGWYMDIMNSLGASVTPLPGGEVYLALERGVIDAAEFSTPAINYPMGFDEITKYVIEPGVHQPSVQCAFFINKDAYNKLPDDLKWIIDIAAKETQLWSSAWQENLNIDAIKLFKQKVEFVKMDDAAITSFAKRTKEYLDELKGKYPDVKKTLDSQEQFKKDFADWREIRSGLTPWPIDDYINGKRTQ, from the coding sequence ATGAAAAAGATCAGGTTGTTGATCGGCTTGACGCTGGCGTTGACGCTGGCCTTCGCTCCGCAGGCGTTTTCAGCGGAAAAGCGTGAGAAGTTCGGCGCCGACAAGCGGCATGAGGAAGTGAAGAAAGAGCTGCGCACCATCAAGACGAGCAAGGAAGAGTTCCGCTGGAAAATGGTCATGCCCTGGAGCAAGGGGCTGCTTTTCTACGACATGGCCCAGCATTTTGCCGACTCGGTCAAGCTCGCCTCCGGCGGGCGCCTCGATATCAAACTCTTCTCGGCCGGGGAACTGGTAGGTGCCATGGAGAGTTTTGATGCCGTCTCCAAGGGGTCGGCCGAAATCGGTCACGACTGGCCCGGCTACTGGAAAGGGAAGAATGAGAACTTTGTCTCCTTCGCTTCCGTCCCCTTCGGCCTCGATACCGAGGGCTACAACATCTGGCTTTATGAGCGTGGCGGTCTCGAACAGATGCAGGAGCTCTACGGCCGTTACAACCTCTACGCCCTGCCGGGTGGCAACGGCGGCCAGGAAATGGGCTTCTTCTCCAACAAGAAAGCTAGCAAGATGGCTGACTTCAAGGGGATGCGCGTCCGCACCCCGGGGTGGTACATGGATATCATGAACTCTCTCGGCGCGTCGGTTACCCCGCTGCCGGGCGGTGAGGTCTACCTCGCCCTGGAGCGAGGGGTCATCGATGCCGCCGAATTCTCCACCCCGGCAATCAACTACCCGATGGGATTTGACGAGATCACCAAGTACGTCATCGAACCGGGCGTGCATCAGCCCTCGGTACAGTGCGCCTTTTTCATCAACAAGGACGCCTACAATAAGCTGCCCGATGACCTGAAGTGGATTATCGATATCGCGGCCAAGGAGACCCAGCTCTGGTCGAGCGCCTGGCAGGAGAACCTCAATATCGATGCGATCAAGCTGTTCAAGCAGAAGGTTGAATTCGTCAAGATGGATGACGCCGCCATCACCTCCTTCGCCAAGCGCACCAAGGAATATCTGGACGAGCTCAAAGGGAAGTACCCCGACGTCAAGAAAACCCTCGACTCTCAGGAGCAGTTCAAGAAGGATTTTGCCGACTGGCGCGAGATCCGCAGCGGCCTGACCCCCTGGCCGATCGACGACTATATCAACGGAAAACGGACCCAGTAA
- a CDS encoding 3-hydroxybutyrate dehydrogenase, translating to MPGKIALVTGAASGIGLAVAESLAAADNLVVLADINEEKGVAAAEKLGGLFVRTDLSRREDCKKLVEAAMERFGRVDIVISNAGIQHVSPVEDFPEEKWDFMIALMLTAPFLLTRYAWPSMKKNGWGRIIHINSVHGLVASPFKSAYIAAKHGVSGLTKTTALEGGAFGITVNSICPAYVRTPLVDNQIADQARVHNLSPEQVVETIMLKNAAIKRLIEPSEIGDLVLYLCSEKAACFTGSMITMDCGWTAT from the coding sequence ATGCCTGGAAAGATTGCCCTTGTGACCGGCGCCGCCAGCGGCATCGGCCTGGCGGTGGCCGAGTCGCTGGCCGCAGCTGACAACCTGGTCGTTCTGGCCGATATCAATGAGGAAAAAGGGGTGGCCGCGGCGGAAAAGCTCGGCGGACTCTTTGTCAGGACCGACCTTTCGCGGCGGGAGGACTGTAAAAAACTGGTCGAGGCGGCAATGGAGAGGTTCGGCCGTGTCGATATTGTGATCAGCAATGCCGGCATCCAGCACGTTTCACCGGTCGAAGATTTCCCTGAAGAGAAGTGGGATTTCATGATCGCCCTGATGCTCACCGCCCCTTTTCTGCTCACCCGCTATGCCTGGCCGTCGATGAAAAAGAACGGCTGGGGTCGGATCATCCATATCAATTCGGTGCACGGCCTGGTCGCCTCCCCCTTCAAGAGTGCCTACATTGCGGCCAAGCACGGCGTCTCGGGGCTGACCAAGACGACCGCGCTGGAGGGGGGGGCCTTTGGCATCACCGTCAATTCCATCTGCCCCGCCTACGTCCGAACTCCGCTGGTCGACAACCAGATCGCCGACCAGGCCAGGGTCCACAACCTCTCGCCGGAGCAGGTGGTCGAAACCATCATGCTGAAGAATGCCGCGATCAAGCGCCTGATCGAGCCCTCCGAAATCGGCGATCTGGTCCTATATCTCTGCTCCGAGAAGGCAGCCTGTTTCACCGGTTCGATGATCACCATGGACTGTGGCTGGACGGCGACCTAG